A genomic window from Sporosarcina sp. Marseille-Q4063 includes:
- a CDS encoding prepilin-type N-terminal cleavage/methylation domain-containing protein → MFKNMKKQLNNEKGLTLIELLAVIVILAIIAVIAVPAIGKVIANTKDKAVLAEASNILSGAKIAVVDGACKDTEATVGTEKVITTTCNQAALKGFVQGIPEKDGTVDITYSAERVGNDWSVSYSRFANISNSKYNSGIVLGKTDEANLNKLLNNEGTVPAN, encoded by the coding sequence ATGTTTAAGAATATGAAGAAACAACTTAATAACGAAAAAGGTTTGACGCTTATTGAGCTATTAGCAGTTATTGTTATTCTAGCAATTATTGCAGTTATTGCAGTGCCGGCGATCGGAAAGGTAATTGCAAACACGAAAGATAAAGCGGTTTTGGCAGAAGCATCTAATATACTTTCCGGAGCAAAAATTGCAGTTGTTGACGGTGCTTGTAAAGATACAGAAGCTACTGTTGGAACCGAGAAAGTGATTACTACAACGTGTAATCAAGCAGCTTTGAAAGGTTTTGTTCAGGGGATTCCGGAAAAGGATGGAACGGTTGATATCACTTATTCTGCTGAACGGGTAGGCAACGATTGGTCAGTATCATATTCACGATTCGCAAATATTAGCAACAGTAAGTATAATTCCGGGATTGTATTAGGTAAAACTGATGAAGCAAACCTTAATAAACTTCTAAATAATGAAGGAACAGTACCAGCTAATTAA
- a CDS encoding type II secretion system F family protein, which produces MSTVFKYSGRTSTGAFKKGVVSADTEAAAVAKLRRQGINPREIAESTSLLHAQISLGGKVKNEDFVIYCRQFATLIRAGVTLVESTKILADQSTSKMLKKALFAVEEDVRSGTSFSDAAAKESKVFPPLFVNMIRAGELTGNLDETLDRLAFYYEKQHALTKKIQSTMMYPLVLFVITIAVVIFLMLTIVPTFIAMFEDFGAELPLITIFVMGISEFVQGFWWLLLLLILVSVFGFNYLFKNNNSFHYKVHYFMLKMPIFGKLFQKSAIARMTRTLSSLFSSSVPILNALTIVEKVIGNPVIGKVVLESRASLEQGSTLSAPLEKSWLFPPLVTQMTAIGEQTGSLDYMLEKIAEFYEDDVDRTVDTLKSLIEPLMIVFLAAIVGTIVLAIMVPMFSLYEQI; this is translated from the coding sequence ATGTCAACAGTTTTCAAATATAGCGGACGAACATCGACAGGTGCATTCAAAAAAGGTGTCGTTTCTGCCGATACAGAAGCCGCTGCAGTTGCAAAACTTCGAAGACAAGGCATAAATCCTAGGGAAATTGCGGAGTCGACAAGCCTTTTGCACGCGCAAATTTCACTTGGCGGTAAAGTTAAAAACGAAGACTTTGTCATCTATTGCAGACAATTTGCGACACTTATCCGTGCAGGCGTTACGCTTGTTGAATCTACCAAAATATTAGCGGATCAATCAACAAGTAAGATGTTGAAAAAAGCGTTATTCGCGGTAGAAGAAGACGTTCGATCGGGTACATCATTTTCAGATGCAGCAGCAAAAGAAAGTAAAGTCTTTCCACCGCTTTTCGTTAATATGATCCGGGCTGGTGAATTGACAGGAAACTTAGATGAAACTTTAGATCGGCTCGCATTCTATTACGAGAAACAGCACGCGTTAACAAAGAAGATTCAATCGACAATGATGTATCCACTAGTCTTATTCGTTATTACGATTGCTGTAGTTATTTTTCTGATGTTAACGATTGTACCGACTTTTATAGCAATGTTTGAAGACTTTGGTGCAGAATTACCGTTAATAACAATTTTTGTCATGGGGATTAGTGAGTTTGTGCAAGGATTTTGGTGGTTATTATTACTTCTTATATTAGTTTCTGTATTTGGCTTTAATTATTTATTTAAGAATAACAATTCGTTTCATTACAAGGTTCATTATTTCATGTTGAAAATGCCGATTTTCGGAAAACTGTTTCAAAAATCAGCCATTGCACGAATGACTCGGACCTTATCTTCTTTATTTAGCAGTTCGGTGCCGATATTAAACGCACTAACAATTGTTGAAAAAGTAATTGGTAATCCTGTGATTGGAAAAGTAGTTTTGGAATCTAGAGCTAGTTTAGAACAAGGAAGCACATTGTCAGCACCGCTCGAAAAAAGTTGGTTATTTCCACCACTTGTAACACAAATGACGGCAATTGGTGAACAAACAGGTTCACTTGATTATATGTTAGAAAAAATTGCAGAATTTTACGAGGATGACGTGGACCGGACGGTTGACACGTTAAAATCTTTAATCGAGCCATTAATGATTGTCTTTTTAGCGGCAATTGTCGGAACAATCGTCCTCGCAATAATGGTTCCAATGTTCAGCTTGTATGAGCAAATCTAA